CGCCCTGGATCAGGATCCGCTTCGGCAGTTCCGGCAGATGAAACACCTCGTTCGACGAGATGACGTGTTCGATACCCGGAATCATCGTGCCGTGGTTGGGCGCGCCGCCGGTCGCGATCAGCACGTATTTGGCGCGCACCGTCTCGCCGGTCGACAGACGCAGCGTGTGCGGATCCTCGAACACCGCGCGCGCCTTGACGGTGCGGGCGCCCGACTTCTCGACATTGGTCGCGTAAATGCTCTCGAGCCGCGCGATCTCCTTGTCCTTGTTGGCGATCAGCGTCGGCCAGTCGAACTGCGCCTCGGCAACCGTCCAGCCGAAGCCCGCGGCGTCGCGGAAGTCGTGGTGGAAATGCGAGGCGTAGACCATCAGCTTCTTCGGCACGCAGCCGCGGATCACGCAGGTGCCGCCGAAGCGATACTCCTCGGCGACGATGACGCGGGCGCCATGGCCGGCGGCGATCCGGGCGGCGCGCACGCCGCCGGAGCCGCCACCGATGACGAACAGATCCGTATCGAACTCGGTCATGACGTGGTCGCCCTGAGAATCGTGGCTCGAAACTTAGTTCTCCGTCATTGCGAGGAGCCGAGGGCGACGAAGCAATCCAGCGTCACGTCGTGGGGCTGGATTGCTTCGCGGAGCCTGTCATCGGGCCGGCCGAAGGCCGGACCCGTTGGCTCGCAATGACGAGATAAGGCCGGTCAGATCGCCTTGCCGCGCTTGCGCATCTCGGCACGGAACTGGCCGTTGACCTCTTCGGCGAAGGTCTGCGCCCACTGATTCATGTAGGCCATGCTCTGCTGGATCGCCTTCGGCTCTTCGTTCAGCAGCTTCTGGCCGAGCGGCGTCTTGTAGAACACCACCAGATCCTTCAGCTCCTGCTCGGTGAAGTCCTGGGCATAGATCTTCGCCATGCCGTCGCCGATTTCCTTCTCGCGGCCGGCCATGGTCTTGGCGACCACCATGGCGACTTCCTTGAGATCCTGCTGATAGTTCAGATTGGTCTGCATCAAGGTGTCCATGGTGCGCTGGACGATGTTCGGCACCGCATTGGCGTAGATCGTGTTGGCGCGTTTCAGCTCCAGGATCTCCTTGGCGGCGGCGATCGCCGCCGGCGACGGCGGCTTGGTCTGGGCCTGCGCATGGCCGACCGACAACGCCAGGCCGAGCGCCAGCACGACGGCCGGCAGGGCTTTCGACAGATACTTCATTTCCGATTCTCCAGGATGTGGCGCTACGCCCGTTCGACAGTTCGAATTCCGTCGGTCCCCGCGAGCACGACCGTGCTGGCGATCCCGATGAACAACCCATGCTCGACTACGCCCGGAATCGCCGACAACAGCTGGGCCAGGCGAGGCGCATCCGGTATCCGCCCGAGGTGGGCGTCGATGATCCAGTGGCCACCATCGGTGACGAAAGCATGGCCGTCCTTGCCTTCGCGAAGCTGCAATCGACCGGATGCGCCGACCTCGGCGCAGGCCTGTTCGATCGCGCGCCGGGTCGCGGCCAGCCCGAACGGGATCACTTCGACCGGCAGCGGAAAATGGCCGAGGCAGTCGACCCATTTGGTTTCGTCGGCGATCACGATCATGCGATCGGATGCGGCGGCGACGATCTTCTCGCGCAGCAGCGCGCCGCCGCCGCCCTTGATCAGTTCGAGCCGCGGATCGATCTCATCGGCGCCATCGACCGTCAGGTCGAGCCGGTCGATCTCGTCGAGCGTGGTCAGCCGGATGCCGCAGCGCTCGGCGTCGGCCCGGGTCACCTCGGAGGTCGGCACGCCGATGACGTCGAGACCGGCACGGACCTTTTCGCCCAGCAGCTCGACGAAATGCTTGGCGGTCGAGCCGGTGCCGAGACCGATCTTCATCCCGTCGCGAACCTCGTCCAGCGCGCGCGCGGCGGCCTGCCGCTTCAGATCTTCCTTGTTCATTGCAATACCGACCCCTGCTCCCCACCGACCGTCCCCGGCGCAGCGCGGCATATCTAGCGACGTTTGCGGCATAACAACAGGGTGGATTCCGTCGCCAGCCCGGCATCGGACGGTTGCGAAAATTCACAAGGACAGCTAGCGCTTCCCGGATGAGCACATCCCGCACCGTTGTCTTCGACCTGGACGGCACGCTGATCGACACCGCGCCGGACCTGATCAATGCCCTGAATTACATCCTCGTCCGCGAAGGCATGCCGGCGGTCCCGCTCGCAAAGGCCCGCAATATGATCGGGCAAGGCGCGCGGCGATTGCTGGAGCGCGGCCTCGAACTCGACGGCCGCGTCATCAGCCCGGACGACGTCAACCGCCTCGCGGTCGATTTCATCGACTATTACGCCGCCAATATCGCCGTCGAGTCGCGGCCGTTCGAGGGACTGGAACAGACGCTCGATGCGCTCGCCGGCCAGGGCTACCAGTTCGCGGTGTGCACCAACAAGCTGGAATGGCTGTCGAAGCTGCTGCTCGACCAGCTCGGCCTGAGCTCCCGCTTCGCCGCGATCTGCGGCGCCGACACCTTCGGCGTCGCCAAACCCGACCCGGCGATCCTGCGCGAGACCATTGCCAAGGCCGGCGGCGCACTGGCCTCGGCGGTGATGGTCGGCGACGCCGGACCGGATGTCGGCGTCGCGCGGCGCGCCGGCATCCCGGTGATCGGCGTCGAGTTCGGCTACACCGAGGTTCCGATCGCCGAGCTCAAGCCGGACCGGCTGGTCGGCCATATGCGCGACTTGCCGAACGCCGTCACGCAGCTGCTGCCGCCGGCCTGACCGCGGCGATATCCGGTTGATCCCCCTGCACAAATGACGTGTGGACGACCGTTAACCAATACTTAAGATTGCGCCGACCCCGGTTGCCAGCGCAGCTTCGGCCGCCTATGGTTTGCCGGGGGCTGTGGCTGATAGCCGCACCAATGGTGGACATTCCAATGCGTCGTTTCGTAGTCGTTGCTGCCGCGGGCCTGAGCCTGGCCGGCTGTTCGTCGTTGTCACTCGACGCGTTCAAGTCGGCGCCGCCGACCGCCACCGTTCAGCTCGAGTCGGCCCCCTCCGGCGCCAATGCGGTCGCCTCCAGCGGCGAGAGCTGCAAGACGCCGTGTTCGATTACGGTTGCGGCGACCGATTTCAGCGTCACGTTCAGCATGGACAAGTTCCAGCCGGTCACGGTGCCGGTTCAGGTCGTGGTGACGCCCGGCGACTTCACGACGTCGGCCACGGCAGCCGCCACGCCGAATCCGGTGGTGGCCGAATTGCAGCCGGTGAAACCGGTCCGCAAGCCGGTGAAGCGGATCAGGAAGCCCAAGCCCGCCGCGTCCGCGCCGGCGCCGGCGGAGTCCTCTCCGTTCCCGAGTCCGGCGGCCGCCCCCGCTCCGGCACGCTGAGCCTTCTGCAACGCAGCATGCCGCGCGATTGTGTGCGGCGACAATCCTGCATAGATAGTGGTGAGCTCCATGCCGCCACGGCGGCGCTTGTGACAGGGCCGCCGGATGATCGATGCTGACGTGACGCCCCCGCCGACCGCCGGCGCTTCGACGATGGTCGATCCGTTCGGCCGGACCATCGACTATCTGCGGGTCTCGATCACCGACCGCTGCGATTTTCGCTGCGCGTACTGCATGTCCGAGGACATGACCTTCCTGCCCCGCGCCGATCTGCTGACGCTGGAGGAACTCGACCGGCTGTGTTCGGCCTTCATCGTCCGGGGCGTGCGCAAGCTCAGGCTCACCGGCGGCGAGCCGCTGGTCCGGCGCAACATGATGTCGCTGGTGCGGTCGCTCTCCCGCCATCTCGACACCGGCGCGCTGCGCGAACTCACCCTCACCACCAACGGATCACAGCTCGCCCGCTTCGCCGCCGAACTACGCGACTGCGGGGTTCGGCGCATCAACGTCTCGCTCGACACGCTTGATCCGGCGAAGTTCCGCGCGATCACCCGCTGGGGCGAATTCGACCGGGTGATCGCCGGCATCGAGGCCGCGCGCGCGGCCGGCCTCGCCGTCAAGATCAACGCGGTGGTGCTGAAGGGCGTCAACGAGGACGAGATCCCCGCCTTGATGCAATGGGCGCACGGGCTCGGCATGGGGCTGACGCTGATCGAGGTGATGCCGCTGGGCGAGATCGGCGAAGGCCGGATCGACCAGTACGTGCCGCTGTCGCTGGTTCGCGCCCGGCTGTCGAACAACTACACGCTGACGGATCTGCCCGACAGCACCGGCGGCCCGGCCCGCTACGTCCGGGTCGAGGAGACCGGCGGCAAGCTCGGATTCATCACCCCCCTCACCCACAATTTCTGCGAATCCTGCAACCGGGTTCGGATCACCTGCACCGGCACGCTGCACACCTGCCTCGGCCAGGAAGACGCCGCCGATCTGCGCCGGCCGCTGCGCGCCTCGCCCGACGATGCGCTGCTCAACGCCGCGATCGATCGCGCCATCGGCCACAAGCCCAAGGGCCACGACTTCATCATCGACCGCAAACACGACCGGCCGAGCGTCAGCCGGCATATGAGCGTGACCGGGGGCTGAGCCCGCCGAAACCGCAAGTCACCTGGAATCCACAAGTCACCTGGAATCCACAAGTCACCTGGAATCCGCAAATCGTCCTGCCGCGTATTTAACCGTTTGATCTATCATCGGAATGCCATTTTCCAATTGACGGCATCGTTACACGCTGAAATGGTGCCCCCGCTTCGCGCCTCCGGCTGTGTGAGCTACTTCGCGCATATCACCAAGACCGGGCAGGAACGGGAGGAGACCGGACGTTGCAGGCCTTGCTGGGACTGAGCAGGAAGATCGACGCGTTCAACACGCTGATCGGGCGCTGGTTGTCGTGGATGATCGTCGTCGCGGTGATCATTTCGGCGGGCAACGCGGTCATCCGCAAGGTGTTCGACATGTCGTCGAACTCCTTCCTCGAGGCGCAATGGGTGCTGTTCAGCGTCGTGTTCCTGCTGTGCTCGCCCTGGACGCTGCTCAAGAACGAACATATCCGGATCGACATCATCAATCATTCCCTGCCGCTGAAAGTCCGCGGCTGGATCGACATGATCGGCCATGTGTTCTTCCTGATGCCGTTCGCGATCATCCTGCTGTGGTGGTCGATCCCGTTCTTCCTGGTCTCCTACCACCAGAACGAACAATCGTTCAGCGCCGGCGGCCTGCCGCAATGGCCGGCGAAGTCGCTGATCATGATCGCCTGCGTCCTGCTGATCGTTCAGGGCATCTCGGAAATCATCAAGCGCGCTGCGATGATGGCGGGGGTGATCCCCGACAGCAACGTGCTGCAGGGGTCGGCGCATGCGGCGGAACTCGAAGCCGAGCGGCTGGTGATGCATATCGCCGGCGAGAAGCAGCCTCGAGCCGAATAGTGGTCATTGTGTTGGGGGACTGTTTCGAATGACCGCTATGTTGATCCACTACATGGCGCCGATCATGTTCGGCTCCCTGGTGATCTTCCTGTTGCTCGGCTATCCGGTCGCGTTCTCGCTCGCCGCCAACGGCCTGATGTTCGCCTTCATCGGCATCGAGCTCGGGCTGTTCCGCCCCGACTTCATGCAGGCGCTGCCCGAACGCGTCTACGGCGTGATGAACAACGACACGCTGCTGGCGATTCCGTTCTTCACCTTCATGGGGCTGGTGCTGGAGAGATCCGGCATGGCCGAGGACCTGCTCGAAACCATCGGGCAGTTGTTCGGCTCGATCCGCGGCGGCATCGCCTACGCGGTGGTGTTCGTCGGCGCGCTGCTCGCCGCCACCACCGGCGTGGTCGCCGCCTCGGTGATCTCGATGGGCCTGATCTCGCTGCCGATCATGCTGCGCTACGGCTACGACCGCCGCGTCGCCACCGGCGTCATCGCCGCATCCGGCACGCTGGCGCAGATCATTCCGCCGTCGCTGGTGCTGATCGTGATGGCCGACCAGCTTGGCCGCTCGGTCGGCGACATGTACGAAGGCGCGTTCATTCCCGGCATCGTGCTGTCGCTGCTGTATGCCGGCTACATCTTCCTGGTGACGGTGTTCGCCCCGAAGGCGGCGCCCGGCCTGCCGCTGGAAGCGCAGACGCTGCGCGAACACGACACCCTGCAGAACCCGATGATGATGCCGCTGGCGGCGATCTCCGCCGCCGCGACCGCCTATTTCTTCGCGGTGCATCTCGACGGATTCAGCTGGAGCATGCCGGCGTTCGACAAGGTCGGCCTGCCCGCGATGGCGATGCAGGGCTTCTGGTTCGTGGTGCTGCTCGCCGTGCTGTTCCGGCCGTTCATCGGCGTGATCCGCACCATGACGATCTCGCTGTATCTGGTCGTGGTGCTGTCGACCACGATCGGCATCGTCGCGATGCGCTTCACCGATGTGAAGGGCGGCGCGGACTACGTGGTGCTGACGATGTCGGTGACCGTCGGGCTGTCGTTCGTCATCGCCGTGCTCAACCGGGTGCTGCGCCTGAAGCTGCTGTCGCGGCTCGCCGAGCAGGTCGTGTTCGTGATGGTGCCGCCGCTCGGGCTGATCTTCCTGGTGCTCGGCACGATCTTCATCGGCGTCGCCACCCCGACGGAAGGCGGCGCGATGGGCGCCGCGGGCGCGGTGATTCTCGCGCTGATGAAAGGACGGCTGACCTTCGACCTGACCCGCCAGGCCACCGAGGCGACCGCCAAGCTGTCGGCCTTCGTGGTGATGATCCTGGTCGGCGCCCGGGTGTTCTCGCTGACCTTCTACGGCGTCGACGGCCATCGCTGGGTCGAGGAGCTGCTGACCTCGCTGCCCGGCGGCCAGCTCGGCTTCCTGGTCTTCGTCAACGCCCTGGTGTTCGTGCTGGCGTTCTTCCTCGACTTCTTCGAGCTCGCCTTCATCATCATCCCGCTGCTCGGCCCCGCGGCGGAGAAGCTCGGCATCGACCTGATCTGGTTCGGCATCATCCTCGCGGTCAACATGCAGACCTCGTTCATGCATCCGCCGTTCGGCTTCGCGCTGTTCTATCTGCGCTCGGTGGCGCCGAAGGAATCCTATCTCGACCGGGTCACCGGCAAGCGGATGGCGCCGATCACCACGGGACAGATCTATTGGGGCGCGGTGCCGTTCGTGGTGATCCAGCTGATCATGGTCGGACTGGTGATCGCCTTCCCGGCGATGGTGATGCACTACAAGGGCGCCGCCAGCACGGTCGATCCGTCGAAGATCGAATTCGACATCCCGCAGATGGAAACCCCGCAGCTCGATTTCGGCCCGCCGAAATTCTGAGATCGCGCGACCGCCGAAGCCTGCGGCCGGCTTCTCCACTTTCCGGACGTCATCCTGAGGTGCGCGCCGGGCCGCGTCCGACGCGGCTCGGTGCGCCTCGAAGGATGGGCGGCACGGATTCGTCGCTCCATCCTTCGAGGCTCGCTGCGCTCGCACCTCAGGATGACGGCCGCCCGCTGATCCGGACGACAAAAAGCCCGGCCCCCTCGCGGAGGCCGGGCTGATTGTTTGCTGCGATGTGTGTTGGATCAGCCGCGGGTGCGCGAGCGGATCATGAAGCTGTCGTAGGTGTATTCGGCGACCTGCCACCACAGATACTGATCCGAGCGGTAGGCCTGCATCGCGTCGATCGCCTTCTTGAAGTCGGCGTTCTTGGCCGAGATCTCGCCCCACAGCTCGTTGGTCGATTTGAGGCAGGCGTCGAGGATTTCGTTGGAGAACGGACGCAGCTGCGTGCCGCTCGCCACCAGCCGCTTCAGCGCGGTCGGGTTGAGCATGTCGTAGCGCGCGTTCATCCAGGTGTTGGTATGCACCGCCGCGTTGGCGAGGATCGCCTGATAGTTCTTCGGCAGCGCGTTGAACTTCTCGAGATTGGTGAAGGCGTGGACGGTCGGGCCGCCTTCCCAGAAGCCCGGATAGTAGTAGTACTTCGCGACCTTCTGGAAGCCGAGCTTCTCGTCGTCATAGGGGCCGACCCACTCGGCGGCGTCGATGGTGCCCTTTTCCAGCGCCGGGTAGATGTCGCCGCCGGCGATCTGCTGCGGCACCACGCCGACCTTCTGCAGCACCTGACCGGCGATGCCGCCGATCCGCATCTTCAGGCCGCTCATGTCGGCGACGGTCTTGATCTCCTTGCGGAACCAGCCGCCCATCTGGGTGCCGGTGTTGCCGCAGGGGAAGCCGACCACGTTGTGCTTCTTGTAGAACTCGTTGGCGAGCTCGTTGCCGCCGCCCTGGTACAGCCACGAATTCTGCTGGCGGGCGTTGAGGCCGAACGGAACCGCGGCGAACACCGCGAAGGTCGGATCCTTGCCGACATAGTAGTACGACACGGTGTGGCACATCTCGACGGTGCCGTTCGAGGTCGCGTCGAGCGCCTGCAGGCCGGGGACCACTTCGCCGGCGGCGAACACCTGGATCTGAAACTTGTTGTCGGTCATCTCGGCGACCTGCTTCGCGAGATATTCCGCGCCGCCATAGATGGTGTCGAGCGACTTCGGGAAGCTCGAGGTCAACCGCCACTTCACCTCTGGGGACGATTGCGCAATCGCCGGCGAAGCCACCGCCGCGACCGCGGCGCCGGTTGCTGATACTTTCAGAAAGTCACGACGTTTCATAAGGCATCTCCTTGTTGCCGGCGTTTCCCGGATTCCTTGGCTTGCGTTTCGCGGTCGAGAATGTCCGGTACGAAGCCGATTGGTGGAAGCGTCTCTATCACGGATGGTGCGCGGCGGAAACGCCGCCGCTGGTCGGATACTCCAGATTCAACCAAAGTCGAAGGCGGACTCATCGCGATCGCGCGCGGTCCGCGATCGCACCGCGCGCCCGCCCTGCGTCAGATTGCTGCGGCGGCGTCGAGCCGGTCGCGGACCTGTGCGGCGATGGCGCGATAGATTTCGGCATGCGGGCCGCTCGGTTCGCTCTCCACCACCGGCGTGCCGGCGTCGGAGCTGGCCCGGATGTCCATATGCAGCGGGATCTCACCGAGGAACGGCACCGCCAGCCGCTCGGCCTCGTGCCGGGCCCCGCCATGGCCGAAGATATCGGACCGCGTGCCGCAATGCGGGCAGAGGAAGTAGCTCATGTTCTCGATGATGCCGAGCACCGGGACGTTCACCTTGGTGAACATCGCCAGCCCGCGCCGCGCATCGATCAGCGCGAGGTCCTGTGGCGTCGAAACGATCACTGCCCCTTTCAGCGGCACGTTCTGCGCCAGCGTCAGCTGGGCGTCGCCGGTGCCGGGCGGCATGTCGACCACCAGCACGTCGAGCTGCCCCCAGTCGACGTCGCGCAGCATCTGGGTGATCGCCGACATCACCATCGGGCCGCGCCAGATCATCGGCGCTTCCTCGTCGACCAGGAAGCCGATCGACATGATCGACAGTCCGAATCGTCGAATCGGAATCATCCGGCGGCTGTCGTCGAGCTGCGGCTTTTCCTGAATGCCGGTCAGGCGCGGCACCGACGGGCCGTAGATGTCGGCATCGAGCAAGCCGACCCGCAGGCCGAGGTCGCGCAGGCCGAGCGCCAGATTGAGTGAGGTGGTCGATTTGCCGACACCACCCTTGCCGGACGCCACCGCGATCACCGCGCGAACGCCGGGAATCTCCGCCTGCTTCGCCATCGGCGACTGCGCGCCGCCGGCCGGCGCCGGCCGATGCGCCGCGGCCGGCGCAACGCCCGAACGCGGCGGCTGCGCCGCGCCCGGACGGCGCTCCGCAGTCAGCGCGGCGAGCGCGCTGACGACCCCGGGAACCGCGCGCGCCGCCGCTTCGGCGGCGGCCCGCACGCTTTCCCAGGATCGCGCCTCGGCGGCGTCAACATTGATCGAGAAATACACCTTGCCGTCGGTCACGGCGATTTCGGACAGCACATCCGCCTGTGTCAGCGCCACGCCGCGCGGCGTCATCACTTTGGCCAAGCTGTCGCGAATCTGTTGCTGCGTCACGCTCAATGGAAATCTCCTGCGCCGATCTGCGCCTCACCGATCACATGGCGTCCACCGGTTCAAGGGCGGAGTTGGACGAACGGCGCCGACGATCGCCCGGCGGCGCACAACGCTGTCGGCCCGATCGACCATTTTGCAGTGCGATAGATTTCCGCGGTCGCGGCGCGCGGCCGCTGTCGGACAATTCGCCGCCAGCCTCTTGTCCGTCGAGCCTCCCGGCCTATGCTGGCGCACCTGCCGCGCGCCTGCATCGGGCCGCGCGCGCTCCCTCCCCGTCATTCGGCCGGCCTGCGTCCGGCCACGCAATCCTGAAGGGTACAGACATGGCCAAAGTCGCTTTCCTCGGTCTCGGCGTGATGGGTTTTCCGATGGCCGGACATCTCGTCAAGAAGGGCGGCCACGAGGTCACCGTCTACAACCGGACCGCGGCCAAGGCCAAGGCCTGGGCCGATCAATTCGGCGGCCGCATTGCGGCGACGCCGGCGGAAGCGGCGCAGGATCAGGACTTCGTGATGGCCTGCGTCGGCAACGACGACGATCTGCGCGCCGTCACCACCGGCGCCGACGGCGCCTTCGCGGCGATGGCATCCGGCGCGGTGTTCGTCGATCACACCACCGCCTCCGCCGAGGTGGCGCGCGAGCTCGACGCCGCCGCGACCAAGGCCGGCTTCGCCTTCGTCGATGCGCCGGTCTCGGGCGGTCAGGCCGGCGCGCAGAACGGCGTGCTGACGGTGATGTGCGGCGGCAGCGACGCGGCCTACGCCAAGGCCGAGCCGGTGATCGCGGCCTATGCCCGGATGTGCAAGCTGCTCGGCCCGGCCGGCTCCGGCCAGCTCACCAAGATGGTCAACCAGATCTGCATCGCCGGACTGGTGCAGGGACTGTCGGAAGGCATTCACTTCGCCAAGCGGGCCGGGCTCGACGTCAATGCGGTGATCGACACCATCTCCAAGGGCGCCGCACAGTCCTGGCAGATGGAGAACCGCCACAAGACCATGATCGACGGCAAGTACGATTTCGGCTTCGCGGTCGAATGGATGCGCAAGGATCTGTCGATCTGCCTCGCCGAGTCGCGCCGCAACGGCGCCAGCCTGCCGGTCACCGGCCTGGTCGACGCCTTCTATGCCGAAGTCGAGAAGCTCGGCGGCCGCCGCTGGGATACATCGAGCCTGCTGGCGCGGCTCGAACGCTGAGACGCAGAGACTAGAAAATCGCCGGCGTTTGCGGTTTTTCACGCGGCGATAACCGCAATCGTTAGCCAGCCGTTAACCGGAATATCATTCCCTCGGAGGCTACTCTCGACGATTGCAGCCAAGGATAGGCTGGTGGTGCTGCGCGCGTTTTTGCGCTGGAATTGTGTTGGTGATGAGTGAGCCCGCCGAAAAGCCCGAAGTCTTCCAGCTTCCGGCTGAGTCCCCGGTGGTCGCCCCGGCACGCAACCGGCGCGCTGCGGCTCAACGCGTCCGCGAAGCGCGCGACCGGCTGACCTCGACCAGCGGCACCCGCCCCGCCTTCGACCACGAACTGGTCCGGCAATTCGCGCAGACCCGATTGTCGGCGTCCTTCGTCATCATGCTGCTGGTGGTGGTCACCGGCATCCTGTTCGCATTCTGGTTCGATCCGGTCACCGCCGGCGCCTGGACCGTCGGGATGCTGTGCATCCACGCCGTGATGATCCGCAACTGCAGCCGCTTCCTGCAGGAGCCCGCCTCGCCGCCCCGCACCCGAAGCTGGCGACGCCGCTTCGTCGCGCTCGATCTGCTCTACGGGCTCGCCTGGACCACGATCCTGGTGCATCCGCTCGGGCTGACGGTCGTCTCCAACACGCTGCTGATGTTCCTGATGCTGCTGGTGGTGGCGGTGTCGAGCATGCTGGCGGCCAGCCTGCCGATCGCCGCGCTGGCGGCGACCGTCCCGGTCACCGCCGCGATCACGCTGAACTTCGTGCTCGGCGGCACTTTCGACAGCTACGTGCTGGCGGCGCTGACCGTCGCGGCGGAAGGTTACTTCGCGCTGCTGGCGCATCGCCTGCATTCGACGACGCTGGCGACGCTCGAGGCGCGCGCCGAGAAGGACGCACTGATCGGCGAGCTGGAACAGGCCAAGGCGATTTCCGACGAGGCGCGGCATCGCGCCGAGGCCGCCAACGTCGCCAAATCGCGGTTCCTGGCGCAGATGAGCCACGAGCTGCGCACGCCGCTCAACGCCATCCTCGGCTTTTCCGAAGTGATGAAGAGCGAGATTTTCGGCGCCCACGCGGTGCCGGTGTACAAGGAATACTCGGCGGACATCCACAACTCCGGCGTCCACCTGCTCAATCTGATCAACGAAATCCTC
The DNA window shown above is from Rhodopseudomonas palustris HaA2 and carries:
- a CDS encoding sensor histidine kinase; this translates as MSEPAEKPEVFQLPAESPVVAPARNRRAAAQRVREARDRLTSTSGTRPAFDHELVRQFAQTRLSASFVIMLLVVVTGILFAFWFDPVTAGAWTVGMLCIHAVMIRNCSRFLQEPASPPRTRSWRRRFVALDLLYGLAWTTILVHPLGLTVVSNTLLMFLMLLVVAVSSMLAASLPIAALAATVPVTAAITLNFVLGGTFDSYVLAALTVAAEGYFALLAHRLHSTTLATLEARAEKDALIGELEQAKAISDEARHRAEAANVAKSRFLAQMSHELRTPLNAILGFSEVMKSEIFGAHAVPVYKEYSADIHNSGVHLLNLINEILDLSRIEAGRYELNEEAISLVHVVTDCHHLLKLRASSRGITIHEVFEQGMPRIWGDERAVRQVVLNLLSNSIKFTPQGGEIWLKVGWTASGGQYLSVKDTGSGIPEEEIPVVLASFGQGSNSIKSAEQGAGLGLPIAKSLVDMHGGTFTLKSKLRIGTEVIVTFPPERVMSALAPMADEAPLQPGLVENDDRSRARGKPIMNAGTGL